The Agromyces mangrovi genome contains a region encoding:
- a CDS encoding serine/threonine-protein kinase: MTRRLPSTPPTIPGFAFVRVLGTGGFADVFLYEQQLPKRPVAVKVLLAEVVNEQLRRMFRAEANLMARLSSHPAVLTVYAASVAADGRPYLVMEYCSSAMAQRYRADPLPVAEALEVGIRIGSAIESAHREGVLHRDIKPSNILMTAFGHPVLSDFGIAATRGEADDDESIGVSVPWSAPEVLADEDGGSVASEVWSLGATVYSLLAGRSPFEVPGGDNSAYELVQRISAASPAPIGRADVPDALEAVLRRSMSRRPADRQASVEELLRELQEVEAELELPQTPIEARMDEWAQATAIDVDDRTALRAPGEAVAAATAAARRGSRRRRAAWWTVGGVLAAGAAAAIAAVLLVPRPPAQTEIPQVTDVRASVDDGTVVFRWDDPGVTDDDAYVVTVDGRPSSMQVATEYRLDAGEQSVVCATVTVTRAGRVGDPSAERCVEVLPEPTP, encoded by the coding sequence GTGACCAGGCGCCTGCCCTCGACGCCGCCGACGATCCCGGGATTCGCGTTCGTCCGCGTGCTCGGCACGGGCGGCTTCGCCGACGTGTTCCTCTACGAGCAGCAGCTGCCGAAGCGCCCCGTCGCCGTGAAGGTGCTGCTCGCCGAGGTCGTCAACGAGCAGCTGCGGCGCATGTTCCGCGCCGAGGCCAACCTGATGGCGCGGCTGAGCTCGCACCCCGCCGTGCTCACGGTCTACGCCGCGAGCGTCGCCGCCGACGGCCGGCCCTACCTCGTCATGGAGTACTGCTCGTCCGCGATGGCCCAGCGCTACCGCGCCGACCCGCTGCCCGTCGCCGAGGCGCTCGAGGTGGGCATCCGCATCGGCTCCGCGATCGAGAGCGCGCACCGCGAGGGCGTGCTGCACCGCGACATCAAGCCGTCGAACATCCTGATGACCGCCTTCGGGCACCCCGTGCTGAGCGATTTCGGCATCGCGGCGACGCGCGGGGAGGCCGACGACGACGAGTCGATCGGCGTCTCGGTGCCGTGGTCGGCGCCCGAGGTGCTCGCCGACGAGGACGGCGGCAGCGTCGCCTCCGAGGTGTGGTCGCTCGGAGCGACCGTCTACTCGCTGCTCGCTGGCCGTTCGCCGTTCGAGGTGCCGGGCGGAGACAACTCCGCCTACGAGCTCGTCCAGCGCATCTCCGCGGCGTCGCCGGCCCCGATCGGCCGCGCCGACGTGCCCGACGCGCTCGAGGCGGTGCTGCGCCGCTCGATGTCGCGCAGGCCCGCCGACCGGCAGGCGAGCGTCGAGGAGCTGCTGCGCGAGCTGCAGGAGGTCGAGGCCGAGCTCGAGCTGCCGCAGACGCCGATCGAGGCGCGCATGGACGAGTGGGCGCAGGCCACCGCGATCGACGTCGACGACCGCACCGCGCTGCGCGCGCCGGGCGAGGCCGTCGCGGCGGCGACCGCAGCCGCCCGACGCGGCTCCCGGCGGCGGCGCGCCGCGTGGTGGACGGTCGGCGGCGTGCTCGCCGCGGGCGCCGCGGCGGCGATCGCGGCGGTGCTCCTCGTGCCACGCCCGCCCGCCCAGACCGAGATCCCGCAGGTGACCGACGTGCGCGCATCGGTCGACGACGGCACCGTCGTGTTCCGCTGGGACGACCCGGGCGTGACCGACGACGACGCCTACGTCGTCACGGTCGACGGACGGCCGTCGAGCATGCAGGTCGCGACCGAGTACCGGCTCGACGCCGGTGAGCAGTCGGTCGTGTGCGCCACCGTCACGGTCACGCGCGCGGGCCGCGTGGGCGACCCGAGCGCCGAGCGGTGCGTGGAGGTCCTCCCGGAGCCGACTCCGTGA
- a CDS encoding gamma-aminobutyraldehyde dehydrogenase, whose product MSVRELRNFIGGEFVDARGDGALDLVDPATEDVYATSPISTAADIDAAYDAASTAFAGWGQTTPAERQLALFRIADAMEARAEEFADLESQDTGKPRASLVEDEILLSVDQLRFFAGAARNLEGRAGAEYMPDHTSFIRREPIGVIGQVTPWNYPLNMAVWKVAPAIAAGNAIVLKPSDTTPLATLLLAEVAAEFLPAGVLNVVTGDRGTGAALLQHPTPQMVAITGSVRAGMEVAREAASDLKRVHLELGGKAPVVVFDDADIPAAVEGIAAAGYFNAGQDCTAATRVLVQAGIHDEFVAALAEHARVNARTGAPREDGVYYGPVNNANQLAQVSGFIERLPDHADIALGGRRQGDRGYYWEATVVSGLRQDDEAIQREIFGPVITVQKFTDEAQALEWANGVQYGLASSVWTKDHGRAMRFAKHLDFGCVWINTHIPIVAEMPHGGFKHSGYGKDLSQYGFEDYTRVKHVMSYIGA is encoded by the coding sequence ATGTCCGTGCGTGAGCTGCGCAACTTCATCGGCGGCGAGTTCGTCGACGCCCGCGGCGACGGGGCGCTCGACCTCGTCGACCCCGCGACCGAGGACGTCTACGCGACGAGCCCGATCTCGACGGCCGCCGACATCGACGCCGCCTACGACGCCGCCTCGACGGCGTTCGCCGGGTGGGGCCAGACGACGCCCGCCGAGCGGCAGCTCGCGCTGTTCCGCATCGCGGACGCGATGGAGGCGCGGGCGGAGGAGTTCGCCGACCTCGAGTCGCAGGACACGGGCAAGCCGCGCGCGAGCCTCGTCGAGGACGAGATCCTGCTGTCGGTCGACCAGCTCCGCTTCTTCGCCGGCGCGGCGCGCAACCTCGAGGGCCGCGCGGGTGCCGAGTACATGCCCGACCACACCTCGTTCATCCGCCGCGAGCCGATCGGCGTCATCGGGCAGGTCACCCCCTGGAACTACCCGCTCAACATGGCGGTCTGGAAGGTCGCGCCCGCCATCGCCGCGGGCAACGCCATCGTGCTGAAGCCGTCCGACACGACGCCGCTCGCGACGCTCCTGCTCGCGGAGGTCGCGGCCGAGTTCCTCCCGGCCGGCGTGCTGAACGTCGTCACCGGCGACCGGGGCACGGGCGCTGCGCTGCTGCAGCATCCGACGCCCCAGATGGTGGCCATCACCGGTTCGGTGCGCGCCGGCATGGAGGTCGCCCGCGAAGCGGCATCCGACCTCAAGCGCGTGCACCTCGAGCTCGGCGGCAAGGCCCCCGTGGTGGTGTTCGACGACGCCGACATCCCCGCCGCGGTCGAGGGCATCGCCGCGGCCGGCTACTTCAACGCCGGCCAGGACTGCACGGCCGCGACCCGCGTCCTCGTGCAGGCGGGCATCCACGACGAGTTCGTCGCCGCGCTGGCCGAGCACGCACGGGTCAACGCCCGCACCGGCGCGCCGCGCGAGGACGGCGTGTACTACGGCCCGGTCAACAACGCGAACCAGCTCGCCCAGGTCTCGGGCTTCATCGAGCGCCTGCCCGACCACGCCGACATCGCGCTCGGCGGGCGGCGCCAGGGCGACCGCGGCTACTACTGGGAGGCCACCGTCGTGTCGGGCCTGCGCCAGGACGACGAGGCGATCCAGCGCGAGATCTTCGGCCCGGTCATCACCGTCCAGAAGTTCACCGACGAGGCGCAGGCGCTCGAGTGGGCGAACGGCGTGCAGTACGGGCTCGCGTCGAGCGTCTGGACGAAGGACCACGGCCGCGCGATGCGGTTCGCCAAGCACCTCGACTTCGGCTGCGTGTGGATCAACACGCACATCCCGATCGTCGCCGAGATGCCGCACGGCGGGTTCAAGCACTCCGGCTACGGCAAGGACCTCTCGCAGTACGGCTTCGAGGACTACACGCGCGTCAAGCACGTCATGAGCTACATCGGCGCCTGA
- a CDS encoding Ig-like domain-containing protein — translation MQVPPVAVDDEFGARPLRTTILPVLLNDYDANGDVLSIASVGAVPDDVEVDLVSNDQQLQVTLPGDAAGTIALDYTIDDGRGGSASAVVRITVRGDDENAPPVQARGASAVVEAGGRVATDVLADWYDPDGDPFYLSGASTAEPDAATFTPGGEVVFTERGGRGPVRTVGLSVSDGRAIGAGTLTVAVRAPGSVPLVAEPFAVLAAAGRSAPSRRSSTYAAAAARRGSRPCPRSPTWSWCRTSIAAPSGSRATRWARTTSSTRWPTATRPRSAWSGSTSRRRPTRTPPP, via the coding sequence GTGCAGGTGCCCCCGGTCGCGGTGGACGACGAGTTCGGCGCCCGGCCGCTGCGCACGACGATCCTGCCGGTGCTGCTGAACGACTACGACGCCAACGGCGACGTGCTGTCGATCGCGTCGGTGGGCGCCGTGCCGGACGACGTCGAGGTCGACCTGGTGAGCAACGACCAGCAGCTCCAGGTGACGCTGCCGGGCGACGCGGCGGGCACGATCGCGCTCGACTACACGATCGACGACGGCCGCGGCGGCAGCGCGTCCGCGGTCGTGCGCATCACCGTGCGCGGCGACGACGAGAACGCGCCGCCCGTGCAGGCGCGCGGCGCGTCGGCCGTCGTGGAGGCAGGCGGGCGGGTCGCCACCGACGTGCTGGCCGACTGGTACGACCCCGACGGCGACCCCTTCTACCTGTCCGGCGCGTCGACGGCCGAGCCCGACGCGGCGACGTTCACGCCGGGTGGCGAGGTCGTGTTCACCGAGCGCGGCGGGCGCGGTCCGGTCCGCACCGTGGGGCTGTCGGTGTCCGACGGCCGGGCGATCGGCGCCGGCACCCTGACGGTGGCGGTGCGCGCGCCCGGCTCGGTGCCGCTCGTGGCCGAGCCGTTCGCCGTGCTCGCCGCGGCGGGGAGGAGCGCACCATCTCGCCGCTCCAGCACGTACGCGGCGGCAGCGGCTCGCCGCGGCTCACGGCCGTGCCCCAGAAGCCCGACGTGGAGCTGGTGCCGGACTTCGATCGCGGCACCTTCCGGTTCACGAGCGACGCGGTGGGCACGCACTACCTCGAGTACACGGTGGCCGACGGCGACCAGACCGCGGTCGGCGTGGTCCGGGTCGACGTCGCGGCGCCGCCCGACGCGGACACCACCCCCGTGA
- a CDS encoding DUF58 domain-containing protein — protein MTTEPAPTAEARGRDGALAEAVGAVVGAGQSTRSGLARAAAAVRQVVTTTGWCVAAVAVGALVAGYLLGWLEAVVIGWALVVAMAGAFLYLVGRSAFVVGLELPEPRVVVGDPAEAAVVVTNAGRRRAVGVGVEVQVGAGTIALSVAHLAAGVAERRAVEIPTSHRGVVELGPVRTVRADPIGLVRREVVWAEQSRLYVHPRTIPIPAISTGFVRDLEGSPTRDLTASDVAFHALREYVPGDDRRHIHWRSSAKTGTFMVRQFEETRRSHMMIVLDAEPAHYADPDEFELAVSAVGSLGVRAIRDARGASVIVPTSAPTPARAGMRGLLDLATVSRDRLLDALCAVERDARAPQLVDAMRMTAEAVLGISLAFVVTGSAAGVGALRAASAQARPGVEVVGVVCHRGAAPANRRVGGLQVLSIGQLDDLRAILARSAAA, from the coding sequence GTGACGACCGAACCGGCTCCGACCGCCGAGGCCCGCGGGCGCGACGGCGCGCTCGCCGAGGCCGTCGGCGCGGTCGTCGGCGCCGGCCAGTCGACCCGATCGGGGCTGGCGCGCGCGGCCGCGGCCGTGCGGCAGGTCGTGACCACCACCGGCTGGTGCGTCGCGGCGGTCGCGGTCGGCGCGCTCGTCGCGGGCTACCTGCTCGGCTGGCTCGAGGCCGTCGTGATCGGCTGGGCCCTCGTCGTCGCGATGGCCGGCGCCTTCCTGTACCTCGTCGGCCGGAGCGCGTTCGTCGTCGGGCTCGAGCTGCCCGAGCCGCGCGTGGTCGTCGGGGATCCCGCCGAGGCCGCCGTGGTCGTGACCAACGCGGGCCGGCGCCGCGCGGTCGGCGTCGGCGTCGAGGTGCAGGTGGGCGCCGGCACCATCGCGCTCTCGGTCGCGCACCTCGCCGCGGGCGTCGCCGAGCGACGTGCGGTCGAGATCCCGACCAGCCACCGCGGCGTCGTCGAGCTCGGCCCCGTGCGCACCGTGCGCGCCGACCCGATCGGGCTCGTGCGGCGCGAGGTCGTGTGGGCCGAGCAGTCGCGCCTCTACGTGCATCCGCGCACCATCCCCATCCCGGCGATCAGCACGGGATTCGTGCGCGACCTGGAGGGCTCGCCCACCCGCGACCTGACGGCGAGCGACGTGGCGTTCCACGCCCTCCGCGAGTACGTGCCGGGCGACGACCGGCGGCACATCCACTGGCGCAGCTCGGCCAAGACCGGCACCTTCATGGTGCGCCAGTTCGAGGAGACCCGGCGCAGCCACATGATGATCGTGCTCGACGCCGAGCCGGCGCACTACGCCGATCCCGACGAGTTCGAGCTCGCGGTGAGCGCGGTCGGCTCGCTCGGCGTCCGCGCGATCCGCGACGCCCGCGGCGCGTCGGTCATCGTGCCGACCTCCGCGCCGACTCCTGCGCGCGCGGGCATGCGCGGACTGCTCGACCTCGCCACGGTCTCGCGCGACCGCCTGCTGGACGCGCTCTGCGCCGTCGAGCGGGACGCGCGTGCCCCGCAGCTGGTCGATGCGATGCGCATGACCGCGGAGGCCGTGCTCGGCATCTCGCTGGCCTTCGTCGTGACCGGGTCCGCCGCGGGCGTGGGCGCGCTCCGCGCCGCCTCGGCGCAGGCGCGTCCGGGCGTCGAGGTCGTCGGCGTCGTCTGCCACCGCGGCGCCGCGCCCGCGAATCGCCGGGTCGGCGGCCTGCAGGTGCTCTCGATCGGACAGCTCGACGACCTGCGGGCGATCCTGGCACGGTCGGCGGCCGCATGA
- a CDS encoding PP2C family protein-serine/threonine phosphatase, translating into MTQIGHGNPGTTVTLPNGTEVTLAWAALTDTGLRREVNEDSFVARPPVFAVADGMGGHAAGDFASAAVVTRLAEHGGRSTVLPAEIGRSLTAAVGDMERSIGVTDEGSGTTVTGVALMTDEGAPAWSVFNIGDSRVYRLLEGELEQLTVDHSIVQELVDAGHITQEEAEVHPHSNVITRAVGFHETPVPDYRTVPLVEGMRLLACSDGLTKELTPYGIRHFLLGSPKPEAAARALMDAALGNGGRDNVTVVVLDVLRIRAGEPGESSPDAG; encoded by the coding sequence GTGACGCAGATCGGACACGGCAACCCCGGAACGACGGTGACCCTGCCGAACGGCACCGAGGTCACCCTCGCCTGGGCCGCGCTGACCGACACCGGCCTGCGCCGGGAGGTCAACGAGGACTCGTTCGTCGCCCGCCCGCCGGTGTTCGCCGTCGCGGACGGCATGGGCGGCCACGCGGCCGGCGACTTCGCGAGCGCGGCCGTCGTCACCCGGCTCGCCGAGCACGGCGGGCGCAGCACGGTGCTGCCCGCCGAGATCGGGCGTTCGCTGACCGCCGCGGTCGGCGACATGGAGCGCAGCATCGGCGTCACCGACGAGGGGAGCGGCACCACCGTCACGGGCGTCGCGCTGATGACCGACGAGGGCGCGCCCGCCTGGTCCGTGTTCAACATCGGGGACTCGCGGGTCTACCGCCTCCTCGAGGGCGAGCTCGAGCAGCTCACGGTCGACCACTCGATCGTGCAGGAGCTCGTCGACGCCGGGCACATCACGCAGGAGGAGGCGGAGGTGCACCCGCACAGCAACGTGATCACGCGTGCGGTCGGCTTCCACGAGACTCCCGTGCCCGACTACCGCACGGTGCCGCTCGTCGAGGGCATGCGGCTGCTCGCCTGCTCCGACGGGCTCACGAAGGAGCTCACCCCGTACGGCATCCGGCACTTCCTGCTCGGCTCGCCGAAGCCCGAGGCGGCGGCGCGGGCGCTGATGGACGCGGCGCTGGGCAACGGCGGACGCGACAACGTCACGGTCGTCGTGCTCGACGTGCTCCGCATCCGTGCCGGCGAGCCCGGCGAGTCGTCCCCGGACGCGGGCTGA
- a CDS encoding Lrp/AsnC family transcriptional regulator, producing the protein MTNAGRNHGGRPVLLDEVSKKIIEQLQADGRRSYADIGKAVGLSEAAVRQRVQKLTEAGVMQIVAVTDPMQLGFTRQAMIGIRASGDTRELADRLAEIPEIDYVVLTAGSFDLLAEVVCEDDDELIELLNTSIRNLDGVLTTETFVYLKLRKQFYNWGTR; encoded by the coding sequence ATGACGAACGCGGGGCGCAACCACGGCGGCCGGCCGGTGCTGCTCGACGAGGTCTCCAAGAAGATCATCGAGCAGCTGCAGGCCGACGGCCGTCGCTCGTACGCCGACATCGGCAAGGCCGTCGGACTCTCCGAGGCCGCGGTGCGCCAGCGGGTGCAGAAGCTCACCGAGGCGGGCGTCATGCAGATCGTCGCGGTGACCGACCCCATGCAGCTCGGGTTCACCCGGCAGGCCATGATCGGCATCCGCGCCTCCGGCGACACCCGGGAGCTGGCCGACCGGCTCGCCGAGATCCCCGAGATCGACTACGTCGTGCTGACCGCGGGCAGCTTCGACCTGCTCGCCGAGGTCGTCTGCGAGGACGACGACGAGCTGATCGAGCTGCTGAACACCAGCATCCGCAACCTCGACGGCGTCCTCACCACCGAGACGTTCGTCTACCTGAAGCTCCGCAAGCAGTTCTACAACTGGGGAACACGATAG
- a CDS encoding transglutaminase domain-containing protein: MSDTAASRRGVRWWVFPLLAFAVAAAAVPWWPIHEALHLLVVVGVGAVVGFAVATVGAVRGWPAWLVLLACVAAYLVVGVPLAVPGAAWSGVLPTPGGLVELLAGTALSWPRLVTIVLPVGTYQALLVPVLASTLAASAGAASIALRTRRPVLAVLPPVGMFLAGILLGPRESAWGIVGGVAMVAATLAWLVAVRRLPHTPDAPRRAVSARRVLGALGVALVAVLVGAGAAVAFAPVTEREVVRAYVQQPFDPREADSPLAGFRAWHRVERSEAPMLAVRGLAPGERLRVAVLDTYDGIVYSVGGPDGAEASGSFTRLPYRLDQDAQPGLEREIRVRVLGYEGIWLPGVGRIESIAFGGDRAEALGASFFYNDATGTAAVAEGLRDDDEYAVVAVAVPDADDLADLRPGQAVLPATAPLPEGLDRLLDRWAPASETPGARLAGVIEGLRADGYVSHGADDEPPSRSGHSADRMTQLATDRPMLGDAEQYAVAAALLAREIGFPARVVMGFDPGDDAPAADGAVVVTGGDMSAWIEVQDADGTWLAIDPNPEPRPVPEAEPDEPTVVSRPQSVLPPPAERTPVERTVPEPEAADDTSDDVLSPFVEALLAVLRAAGWVLLALALLVSPFLAVIAAKLRRRRLRRSASTPEARIAGGWNEFADAATDHGYAVPAEATRSEQAAAVGGMQALVLASAVERSLFAPGGPDDEQATAVWGVVDEARGRISARRGRWRRLRAAVSLSSFTREARGRREQ; encoded by the coding sequence ATGAGCGACACGGCTGCGAGCAGGCGCGGGGTGCGGTGGTGGGTGTTCCCGCTGCTGGCGTTCGCCGTCGCCGCGGCGGCGGTGCCGTGGTGGCCGATCCACGAGGCCCTGCACCTGCTCGTGGTCGTCGGGGTCGGCGCCGTCGTCGGCTTCGCCGTCGCCACGGTGGGCGCCGTGCGCGGCTGGCCCGCCTGGCTCGTGCTGCTGGCCTGCGTCGCCGCATACCTCGTCGTCGGCGTCCCGCTCGCGGTGCCCGGGGCCGCCTGGTCGGGCGTGCTGCCGACCCCGGGCGGACTCGTCGAGCTCCTCGCCGGCACCGCCCTCTCCTGGCCGCGGCTCGTGACCATCGTGCTCCCGGTGGGCACCTACCAGGCGCTCCTCGTGCCGGTGCTCGCCAGCACGCTCGCCGCGTCGGCCGGTGCCGCGAGCATCGCCCTGCGCACCCGTCGGCCCGTGCTCGCGGTGCTCCCGCCGGTCGGGATGTTCCTCGCCGGCATCCTGCTCGGTCCGCGCGAGTCGGCCTGGGGGATCGTCGGCGGCGTCGCGATGGTCGCCGCGACCCTCGCCTGGCTGGTCGCCGTGCGGCGGCTGCCGCACACCCCGGATGCGCCGCGTCGCGCGGTCTCGGCGCGCCGCGTGCTCGGCGCGCTGGGGGTCGCGCTCGTCGCGGTGCTCGTCGGCGCGGGCGCCGCGGTCGCGTTCGCCCCGGTCACGGAGCGCGAGGTCGTGCGCGCCTACGTGCAGCAGCCGTTCGACCCGCGGGAGGCCGACAGCCCGCTCGCGGGCTTCCGCGCGTGGCATCGCGTCGAGCGGTCGGAGGCGCCGATGCTCGCCGTGCGGGGCCTCGCGCCCGGCGAGCGCCTGCGCGTGGCCGTGCTCGACACCTACGACGGCATCGTCTACTCGGTGGGCGGACCCGACGGCGCGGAGGCGTCCGGCTCGTTCACCCGGCTGCCGTACCGGCTCGACCAGGACGCGCAGCCCGGGCTCGAGCGCGAGATCCGGGTGCGCGTGCTCGGCTACGAGGGCATCTGGCTGCCCGGCGTGGGCCGGATCGAGTCGATCGCGTTCGGCGGCGACCGCGCCGAGGCCCTCGGCGCGTCGTTCTTCTACAACGACGCCACGGGCACCGCGGCGGTCGCGGAGGGCCTGCGCGACGACGACGAGTACGCGGTCGTCGCCGTCGCAGTGCCCGACGCCGACGATCTGGCGGACCTGCGGCCCGGCCAGGCGGTGCTGCCGGCGACGGCACCCCTGCCCGAGGGGCTCGACCGGCTGCTCGATCGCTGGGCCCCCGCGTCGGAGACGCCGGGTGCACGACTCGCCGGCGTCATCGAGGGGCTCCGCGCCGACGGCTACGTCAGCCACGGCGCGGACGACGAGCCCCCGAGCCGCTCGGGACACTCGGCCGACCGCATGACGCAGCTCGCGACCGATCGCCCGATGCTCGGCGACGCCGAGCAGTACGCGGTCGCGGCAGCGCTCCTCGCGCGCGAGATCGGCTTCCCCGCCCGCGTCGTCATGGGGTTCGACCCGGGTGACGACGCGCCCGCCGCCGACGGCGCGGTCGTCGTGACCGGCGGCGACATGTCGGCCTGGATCGAGGTGCAGGACGCCGACGGCACGTGGCTCGCGATCGACCCGAACCCCGAGCCGCGGCCCGTTCCCGAGGCCGAGCCCGACGAGCCGACCGTCGTCTCGCGGCCGCAGTCGGTGCTGCCCCCGCCCGCCGAGCGCACGCCGGTCGAGCGCACGGTGCCCGAGCCCGAGGCGGCCGACGACACGTCCGACGACGTGCTGTCGCCGTTCGTCGAGGCGCTGCTCGCCGTGCTCCGCGCGGCCGGGTGGGTGCTCCTCGCGCTCGCCCTGCTGGTGAGCCCGTTCCTCGCGGTGATCGCGGCGAAGCTGCGCCGGCGCCGGCTGCGGCGATCGGCGTCGACTCCCGAGGCGCGCATCGCGGGCGGCTGGAACGAGTTCGCCGATGCGGCGACCGACCACGGCTACGCGGTTCCGGCCGAGGCGACGCGCTCCGAGCAGGCGGCCGCGGTCGGCGGCATGCAGGCCCTGGTGCTCGCGTCGGCGGTGGAGCGGTCGCTGTTCGCGCCCGGCGGCCCGGACGACGAGCAGGCGACGGCCGTCTGGGGCGTGGTCGACGAGGCGCGCGGGCGCATCTCGGCGCGTCGCGGCCGCTGGCGGCGACTGCGGGCGGCAGTGTCGCTGTCGAGCTTCACGCGCGAGGCGCGCGGCCGACGGGAGCAGTGA
- a CDS encoding AAA family ATPase, with translation MTMTPEQATEFADTFDRLVAGVEQVLLGKSHVIRLAFTALLTEGHLLLEDVPGTGKTSLARAMAQSVAGSSNRVQFTPDLLPGDITGMSVYDQRSGAFEFHGGPVFANIVLADEINRASPKTQSALLEVMEERQVTVDGVTHPVAAPFMVIATQNPIEQAGTYRLPEAQLDRFLLRTSIGYPDHASTIRILEGADHRAHEQAVRGIVRADEVIELAAQARQVYVDATIHDYVSRLVDATRSAVEVRLGASVRGALGLIRAAKTHAASRGRHFVVPDDVKALAEPVLAHRLILEAEAEFDGVNASSVVAQVLLETPPPNTRQAV, from the coding sequence ATGACGATGACACCCGAGCAGGCCACCGAGTTCGCCGACACCTTCGACCGCCTCGTCGCGGGCGTGGAGCAGGTGCTCCTCGGCAAGAGCCACGTGATCCGGCTGGCGTTCACCGCGCTGCTCACCGAGGGCCACCTGCTGCTGGAGGACGTGCCCGGCACGGGCAAGACGTCGCTCGCACGGGCGATGGCCCAGTCGGTCGCCGGGTCGAGCAACCGCGTGCAGTTCACCCCCGACCTGCTGCCGGGCGATATCACGGGCATGAGCGTCTACGACCAGCGATCGGGCGCGTTCGAGTTCCACGGCGGCCCGGTGTTCGCCAACATCGTGCTCGCCGACGAGATCAACCGCGCGAGCCCGAAGACGCAGTCGGCGCTGCTCGAGGTCATGGAGGAGCGGCAGGTCACCGTCGACGGTGTGACCCATCCGGTCGCGGCGCCGTTCATGGTGATCGCCACGCAGAACCCGATCGAGCAGGCCGGCACCTACCGGCTGCCCGAGGCGCAGCTCGACCGCTTCCTGCTGCGCACCTCCATCGGGTATCCCGACCACGCCTCGACCATCCGCATCCTCGAGGGCGCGGACCACCGCGCGCACGAGCAGGCGGTGCGCGGCATCGTGCGGGCCGACGAGGTGATCGAGCTCGCCGCGCAGGCGCGCCAGGTGTACGTCGACGCGACCATCCACGACTACGTCTCCCGCCTGGTCGACGCGACCCGCTCGGCGGTCGAGGTGCGGCTCGGCGCGAGCGTGCGCGGCGCGCTCGGGCTCATCCGCGCGGCGAAGACCCACGCGGCGAGCCGGGGACGCCACTTCGTGGTGCCGGACGACGTCAAGGCCCTCGCCGAGCCGGTGCTCGCGCACCGACTCATCCTCGAGGCGGAGGCCGAGTTCGACGGCGTGAACGCGTCGAGCGTCGTCGCCCAGGTGCTGCTCGAGACGCCGCCGCCGAACACGAGGCAGGCCGTGTGA